One segment of Proteus appendicitidis DNA contains the following:
- a CDS encoding DeoR/GlpR family transcriptional regulator has translation MKQTQRHDAIIELVRLQGYVSTEELVEHFEVSPQTIRRDLNELAEKNKIQRHHGGAALPSSSVNTAYHDRKIMWSDEKSRIAQRVASLIPDGATLFIDIGTTPEAVAHALINHKNLRIVTNNLNVATLLMGKEDFRLILAGGEVRTRDGGIVGEATLDFISQFRLDYGILGISGIDMDGSLLEFDYHEVRTKRAIIENSRCVMLVTDHSKFGRNAMVNLGNMNLIDYLFTDQEPPAGIQKIVEQHNVQLELC, from the coding sequence GTGAAGCAAACGCAACGACATGATGCCATCATTGAACTGGTACGCCTACAAGGCTATGTCAGCACTGAAGAATTGGTGGAGCATTTTGAAGTCAGCCCACAGACAATCCGACGTGATTTAAATGAATTAGCGGAAAAGAACAAAATCCAACGTCACCACGGTGGCGCGGCATTACCTTCAAGCTCCGTGAATACCGCTTACCATGATCGTAAAATTATGTGGTCTGATGAAAAATCACGTATCGCACAACGAGTCGCAAGCTTAATTCCTGATGGTGCAACACTGTTTATTGATATCGGCACAACACCTGAAGCTGTCGCACATGCATTAATTAACCACAAAAACCTACGTATCGTGACCAACAACCTCAATGTGGCAACGTTACTGATGGGCAAAGAAGACTTTCGCTTAATTCTGGCGGGTGGTGAAGTGCGTACACGAGATGGCGGCATTGTCGGTGAAGCCACGCTGGATTTTATCTCTCAATTCCGTCTTGATTACGGTATTTTAGGGATAAGCGGTATTGATATGGATGGTTCTCTACTTGAGTTTGATTACCATGAAGTTCGCACTAAACGCGCAATTATCGAAAATTCACGCTGTGTAATGTTGGTGACTGACCATTCTAAGTTTGGTCGTAATGCGATGGTGAATTTAGGTAATATGAATCTGATCGATTACTTATTTACCGATCAAGAACCGCCAGCAGGGATCCAAAAAATTGTTGAGCAGCACAACGTTCAACTCGAATTATGTTAA